In Apium graveolens cultivar Ventura chromosome 10, ASM990537v1, whole genome shotgun sequence, the following are encoded in one genomic region:
- the LOC141690633 gene encoding uncharacterized protein LOC141690633 — MLAKPEDGETLILYLAVSEYSVSAVLVKEEASHQWPVYYAHRIEVRTAYPLRHILHKPESSGRMLKWAVELGQFDLEYCPRTAIKGQALADFILEFDAEVDDMAIVLAELTSQESHQNEKRGELPHPWWILHVDGAVNNNESGAGIILITPEGHRLMSAIHFKFYATNNDAEYEALINGLKLALEVGAMNRIVRSDSELVVNQVNEGFQARGPRTELYMTCAQRLLKNFSNDRLESVPREENSNADALAKMGSQMDIVQLGQIPLGVQEIPSIPEVEVLQMQEILQESWMTPIHNYIQTGAVPENKLQARRLRYQAAKYVEYDGVLYKRGFNQPLLRCVDMEEGNYILREVHEGIYGNHSGGGSLALKVLRQGYYWPTMREDAFNFVQACDRCQRFANYSNTPTSTITSLTSPWPFTMWGIDLIGELPKAKGGVKYAVVDVDYFTKWAEAMPLATITAKKIRDFVFNSISSGQTEAINKIIKHTLKAKLEEKKGDWPEEMPMVLWSYNTTPRSTTGETPFLLTYGYEAMVPVEVGAGSLRRDAFIEEDAEVNQRLHLDLLDEARANAQLKLAAYQQRVARYFNKKASSK, encoded by the exons ATGTTGGCCAAGCCAGAAGACGGGGAAACATTGATTCTGTACTTGGCAGTGTCTGAATATTCCGTCAGTGCCGTGTTGGTAAAGGAAGAAGCAAGCCACCAGTGGCCTGTGTACTAT GCTCACCGAATAGAAGTTCGCACCGCTTACCCCCTTCGGCATATCCTACATAAACCCGAATCGTCAGGAAGAATGTTAAAATGGGCAGTAGAGTTAGGACAATTCGATTTGGAATATTGTCCTCGCACAGCAATCAAGGGACAAGCGCTGGCCGATTTCATACTTGAGTTCGATGCAGAAGTTGACGATATGGCTATAGTGTTGGCAGAACTGACCTCGCAAGAAAGTCATCAGAATGAAAAAAGGGGAGAACTCCCTCACCCTTGGTGGATATTACATGTGGACGGGGCCGTGAACAACAATGAATCAGGTGCCGGGATTATCTTGATCACCCCGGAGGGACACCGTTTGATGAGTGCTATCCATTTCAAGTTCTATGCtaccaacaatgatgctgagtacGAAGCCTTGATCAACGGTCTGAAATTAGCTCTGGAAGTAGGGGCCATGAATCGGATAGTTCGGAGTGATTCCGAATTAGTTGTGAACCAGGTCAACGAAGGTTTCCAAGCCCGGGGACCGCGAACGGAGCTATATATGACATGTGCGCAACGCCTACTAAAAAACTTTTCAAATGACAGGCTAGAAAGCGTTCCACGTGAAGAAAATAGTAATGCGGATGCTTTGGCCAAGATGGGTTCACAGATGGATATCGTTCAACTTGGACAAATCCCTCTGGGAGTCCAAGAAATCCCAAGTATTCCGGAGGTGGAGGTACTTCAAATGCAAGAAATCCTACAAGAAAGCTGGATGACTCCCATCCATAACTATATTCAGACAGGAGCTGTACCGGAGAACAAACTACAGGCTCGACGCCTTCGGTACCAGGCCGCAAAGTACGTCGAATATGACGGGGTACTATACAAGAGGGGATTTAACCAGCCACTGTTACGTTGTGTGGACATggaagaaggaaattatattcTCAGAGAGGTGCACGAAGGGATTtatggcaatcactcggggggtggtTCTTTAGCATTAAAAGTGCTTAGACAAGGATACTACTGGCCGACTATGAGGGAAGATGCTTTCAATTTTGTTCAGGCTTGTGATCGTTGCCAGCGGTTCGCCAACTATTCCAACACCCCGACATCCACCATTACCTCATTAACAAGCCCCTGGCCTTTtaccatgtggggaattgatctcaTTGGAGAGTTACCCAAAGCAAAGGGGGGTGTGAAATACGCCGTGGTGGATGTGGACTACTTCACCAAATGGGCAGAGGCTATGCCACTAGCCACGATCACGGCAAAGAAGATAAGGGATTTTGTGTTCAATTCCATA AGTAGTGGTCAGACAGAAgccataaacaaaatcataaaacatACCTTGAAGGCAAAGTTAGAAGAGAAAAAAGGGGATTGGCCAGAAGAGATGCCTATGGTCCTTTGGTCTTACAACACGACACCTAGGTCGACCACAGGTGAAACCCCTTTTCTGCTGACCTATGGGTATGAGGCCATGGTTCCCGTGGAGGTAGGAGCAGGATCTCTACGGAGAGATGCGTTTATCGAGGAAGATGCGGAAGTCAACCAGAGGCTCCACTTGGACCTGTTAGATGAAGCCCGGGCGAACGCTCAATTGAAGCTCGCTGCTTATCAGCAGAGGGTCGCAAGGTATTTCAATAAAAAG Gctagtagcaaataa